The Elusimicrobiota bacterium sequence GCGAAGGCGGATGTCCCGGAACGTTACGTCGGGAAGATCTCTCTGGGGCAGGGCGCGCGCGTCCAGGTGGAAGCGTATGCCGATCAATCCTTCCAGGGGACGGTTTCCCGCGTCAGCCCGGTGGTGGACACGGCCACACGCAGCGCGCCGATTGAAGTTCGTATTGACAACACCGCGCGGCGGCTGCGATCAGGCATGTTTGCCAAGATGACCCTGGTGACGACTCGCCGGCCCGGGGCTCTGGCGGTGCCCAAAGAAGCCGTTATGGACGACGGGCGTTCCTTTGTGTTCCTCGTTCAGAACGGCCAAGCGGTGAAGCGGGAAATCCATACCGGCCTGGTCACGGAACGCTATCTGGAAGTGACCGATGGCCTGCCGCTGGGGGCCACCGTCATTACGTCCAGCCTGTTTGGCCTCCAGGACGGCAGCCCGGTGGATGTCACCGAGGGAAATCCGTGAAACTAGCCGACATCAGCATTAAACGTCCGGTTTTCGCGGTGATGATGATCGCCGCATTGGTCGTGCTCGGTCTCTTTTCCTACAGCCGCCTGGGAGTGGACCAGTTCCCGAACGTTGATTTTCCCTTCGTCATTATCCAGACGACCCTTAAAGGCGCCAGCCCCGAAGAGATCGAAACCTCCCTGACCAAACCGATCGAGGAAGCGGTCAACACCATTTCGGGAATTGAGGATCTTCAATCCACCAGTTTTGAAAGCCTCAGCCAGGTCTTCGTTTCCTTCGTTCTGGAAAAGAACTCGGACGTGGCCGCGCAGGAAGTCCGCGACAACGTCAACCGTATTCTCAGCCAGCTGCCGCAGGGAACCGACCCCCCGGTTATTCAGAAGTTCGACCCGGGCGCGGCGCCCGTCATGTCCATTTCGGTGAACGGCTCCCGCTCGCTGCGCGACCTCACGGAAACCGCCAAAAAGAAAATCAAAGAACCCCTGGAGGGGCTCAAAGGCGTCGGCAAAATTACGATGGTGGGCAGCCGGGAACGCGAAATCCATATTATCCTGAACCCGATGAAAATGGCGGCGTTCAAGCTCTCCAGCAAAGAGGTCAAGGACGCTCTCACCCAGCAGAACATTGAAATTCCCGGAGGCCGCGTGGACCAGGGGCAACGAGAACTGGTGCTGCGAACGCTGGGCCGCATCGCCGCCTCCGCTGATTTCGAGAAGGTCATCGTCACGAACGTTAACGGCGTGCCGGTCCGCATCCGGGACATCGGACGGGTCGAGGATACCGAAGAAGAACCCCGCTCCCTGGCGCGGCTGAACGACCAACCGACGATCTCGCTCATCGTGCAGAAGCAATCGGGGACGAACACCGTGGAAGTTATCACAACCGTTAAGACGGCGCTTGAAAAACTGACGGGTGGACTTCCTCCCGGGGTTCACGCGGAGGTCACGCGCGATCAATCGGATTTCATCCTGGCTTCGGTCCGCACGGTGCAGGAGCATTTGATCCTGGGGGCTCTTCTGGCCAGTCTCATGGTCTTGTTCTTTCTCGGCGACCTGCGCAGCACGATCATCGCGTCTATCTCGATCCCGACCTCGATCATCGCGACGTTCGTTTTGATGGACCTGGCTCATTTTACGCTCGACACCATGACGCTCCTGGCGCTGGCGCTGGCGGTCGGCGTGGTGATTGACGACGCGATCGTCGTACTGGAAAACATCTTCCGGCACATGGAGGAAGAAAAAATCGTCCCCATGACCGCCGCGTCCAGCGGCACCCGTGAGATCGGCCTGGCGGTCATGGCCACCACGCTTTCGCTTGTCATTATCTTCCTGCCGTTGGCCTACATGCAGGGAATTGTCGGGCGCTTCCTGAAGAGTTACGGACTCACGGTGGCTTTCGCCATCATGGTCAGCTTGTTTGTCGCTTTCACGTTGACCCCCATGCTTTGTTCGCGTTTCCTCAAACTCCGGCAAGGTCCTCGCAGTGCCCTGCAACGAGGGGTGGATGCCTTTAACGAGGTTCTCAGAACCCGCTACGGGCGTCTCGTTCAATGGGCTCTGGCGCACCGGGGATGGGTCGTGGGGGGTGCGGCCGCGGTGATCCTTTCCACCGTGCCGCTCATCCTCGTGATCGGCAAAGACTTCCTGCCGCCCGACGACACGAGTGAAATGCAGATCACGATTAAGGCACCCGAAGGCACGTCGCTCACGGCCACCGATGAGATTATGAAGCAGCTCGAACGGGAGATCCGGCGACTGCCCGGCGTGCGCACCCTCCTCACCTCCATTGGAGAAGGGGAAGGCCGGAACGTCAACGATGGTTTAATTTATGTCCGCCTGCAACCCATCGGCAAGCGGCGGCATTCCCAGTTTGAGATCATGGCCATGGCGCGCCGGGCTCTCAAAAAATACACCGGCCTGCGGACCAGCGTCAGTAAGGTCGACCTGATCGGCGGGACCAACTTCCCGACCTCCGACTTCAGTTACGTGCTCGTGGGCCCTGATCTCGACAAGCTGCAGGAGTACTCCGGAGCCATTGTGGATGGGCTCAAGAAGGAACCGGGGTTTGTCGACGTGGACACCACCCTGAGCTACGCCAAGCCGGAACTGCAGGTGCGCATTGAGCGCGACCGCGCCCAGGACATGGGCGTCAAAGTGGAGGACATCGCCTCCAGTTTGAGAACGATGGTCGGAGGCGAAGAAGACATCACCAAATACAAAGAAGGGGATGAACTCTACCAGGTGCGCCTGCGTGTGGATAAAAATTACCGCAACACCGCGGAAGCCGTGTCCGGACTCTATTTACCATCCTCCAAGGTTGGGCTGGTTCGCCTCGACAACATCTCGACGCTCATCGAACGCAAAGGGCCCTCCCAGATCGACCGGATGAACCGCCAGCGCCAGGTCACGATCACCGCCAATCTGGAAGATGTCCCGATGGGGGCGGCCATCGCCAAAGCGGACGCACTGGTGAAAAATCTCCGCATGCCGCCCGAATACAAACCCCTGCTCATCGCCGAAGGCCGGGAAATGGGCCGCATGTTTACGGGATTTTTGATCGCCTTTGGGTTGTCGCTCATCTTCATGTACATGGTGCTGGCGTCACAATTCGAGAGCTTTCTGCACCCCATCACCATTCTTCTATCGTTGCCGCTGTCGATTCCCTTTGCCCTGCTGTCGCTGTTTATTCTGGGCCAGAACCTGACGATCTTTTCAATCATGGGATTGTTCATGCTTTTCGGAATCGTGAAGAAAAACGCCATCCTGCAGGTAGATTACACCAACACCCTGCGGGCCAGGGGAATGCCGTGTTATGAAGCGATTCTCGAAGCCAACAAAACCCGGCTGCGCCCGATTCTCATGACCACGCTCGTGCTCGTCGCCGCCATGATCCCCGTGGCGCTCGGCCGGGGGCCCGGATCGGCCAACCGCGCGACCATGGCCGCCGTCATCATCGGCGGGCAGACGCTCTGCCTGCTCATTACGCTTCTCATGACTCCGGTCGCTTACTCGCTCTTTGACGACGCCAACACCTGGTTTCGAAAACGGTATCGGTCCCTTGAAGCGCCACGCCCGCCCAAACAAGAGTCAAACTAAAAGCCAGAATTCGACTGACGTTCCCTTCGCTGTAGCGAAAAGCAGCCGTCAACCAATAGGCATGGGATAGATATATCCCGAAGCTGCGATGCCCCAGTTCCACCAGCGGCCGCCAGCTCAGGAAGGATTGGAACCCATCCGCACGTTCATTCAACACACGGTCCGTCACCCAAAGAAGAATGAGTGCTCGTGATAACTCT is a genomic window containing:
- a CDS encoding efflux RND transporter periplasmic adaptor subunit, giving the protein MNRKHIPFISILAVSLLACHRKDETPRLEAFPVRVERVMARTLEETLVLVGSLKARNEATLFPRVPGKLKENLLREGDPVEKDQSVALIERDEVGVKFEAAPVPSTLGGVVGRIYLDRGANVTLNTPIAFVVDDREVIAKADVPERYVGKISLGQGARVQVEAYADQSFQGTVSRVSPVVDTATRSAPIEVRIDNTARRLRSGMFAKMTLVTTRRPGALAVPKEAVMDDGRSFVFLVQNGQAVKREIHTGLVTERYLEVTDGLPLGATVITSSLFGLQDGSPVDVTEGNP
- a CDS encoding efflux RND transporter permease subunit, coding for MKLADISIKRPVFAVMMIAALVVLGLFSYSRLGVDQFPNVDFPFVIIQTTLKGASPEEIETSLTKPIEEAVNTISGIEDLQSTSFESLSQVFVSFVLEKNSDVAAQEVRDNVNRILSQLPQGTDPPVIQKFDPGAAPVMSISVNGSRSLRDLTETAKKKIKEPLEGLKGVGKITMVGSREREIHIILNPMKMAAFKLSSKEVKDALTQQNIEIPGGRVDQGQRELVLRTLGRIAASADFEKVIVTNVNGVPVRIRDIGRVEDTEEEPRSLARLNDQPTISLIVQKQSGTNTVEVITTVKTALEKLTGGLPPGVHAEVTRDQSDFILASVRTVQEHLILGALLASLMVLFFLGDLRSTIIASISIPTSIIATFVLMDLAHFTLDTMTLLALALAVGVVIDDAIVVLENIFRHMEEEKIVPMTAASSGTREIGLAVMATTLSLVIIFLPLAYMQGIVGRFLKSYGLTVAFAIMVSLFVAFTLTPMLCSRFLKLRQGPRSALQRGVDAFNEVLRTRYGRLVQWALAHRGWVVGGAAAVILSTVPLILVIGKDFLPPDDTSEMQITIKAPEGTSLTATDEIMKQLEREIRRLPGVRTLLTSIGEGEGRNVNDGLIYVRLQPIGKRRHSQFEIMAMARRALKKYTGLRTSVSKVDLIGGTNFPTSDFSYVLVGPDLDKLQEYSGAIVDGLKKEPGFVDVDTTLSYAKPELQVRIERDRAQDMGVKVEDIASSLRTMVGGEEDITKYKEGDELYQVRLRVDKNYRNTAEAVSGLYLPSSKVGLVRLDNISTLIERKGPSQIDRMNRQRQVTITANLEDVPMGAAIAKADALVKNLRMPPEYKPLLIAEGREMGRMFTGFLIAFGLSLIFMYMVLASQFESFLHPITILLSLPLSIPFALLSLFILGQNLTIFSIMGLFMLFGIVKKNAILQVDYTNTLRARGMPCYEAILEANKTRLRPILMTTLVLVAAMIPVALGRGPGSANRATMAAVIIGGQTLCLLITLLMTPVAYSLFDDANTWFRKRYRSLEAPRPPKQESN